One region of Erythrolamprus reginae isolate rEryReg1 chromosome 8, rEryReg1.hap1, whole genome shotgun sequence genomic DNA includes:
- the AJM1 gene encoding apical junction component 1 homolog: MTRTDPPDVLVSAVCRDVSVASVGSARSAFCQPVRRCDSSMSSSLNNQPAQLFNKRHCRSFDFLESLDDPPPATPAMERHSRRPPTPEPSSVPIGKRVSLRATVQESYVPQQGKEAASQAEPKRRARSKSAPRVKSTFAPVVIPMASGSPPAPARRGREVHRVSREPERVEVSPRRESSYASMKALMSEVHPIKLQPQRAGGSRISPLCVTGANCPEEATLAARPPPPSVHVKRRVDIKPDEAAVLHAARSAKGSQVHGESLLPWPRPPGTPHSLTVPSSRQMPMSRTPTPSDTYSGEHRGLAPYPPEFCDGGPAVPESGCLPYIPYVPPRFFYAEEPGSFPQKSSSYKSYPPPYGGQVLPSQAFYAEEPPPGGFYPLPARTFLVEENRPPPFPIQEPPAQTFYGDDPRLYTPRTLPAKAVYPEDPRPYPALRANPRIFYTEDYGKYHEREALSRTYPHSRMAPTVQFNDWYCPERGTVPYPAWQVARFPAHQPASQAMLSSWHASYSVSPPRLGVDTRHYSKSWDNILTPHVRREDQLLRGRSYENLLSRDPHRAFSPDDRRQPVVVNLSSSPKRYAALSLSENSLVEKMHADRGRHGWFVTPEITITDNDIRANHGLGKPDRRSASWDVLDSGDARERAYFPHHPYGPDPGAKESSARQRSLEQLDELITDLVIDYKPPSVCQPSEVSNLADQLRQLISDGLGLPPKKPDPWRSPEPHPTKEQPGRSSFHADLWKDQGRRSSEAPGPPKPPERGPEDCSPDLSADEDDLMMCSNAKCRRTETMFNACLYFKSCHSCYTYYCSRHCRREDWDTHKESCIYGRIGSTCRHVLQFCRESGEVHKAFSRIAKVGFLSRGRGVLFLGFPSSGSAENFLQFGLESLLMSPTYLSLRELEGYSDNLGEYAQELQEAGQQYDPQECFLLNVTVAVGQEVPERPSPKVQVPTVRKYAKMALASSSPEKKILKKERDMETLILTPPPGTADLDKEGEEGRKAREVCFINIQRELRIRGVFLRHEFPKVYEQLCAFVESNKRFTPTTIYPMDKRSGKQFMCMIMAASEPRTLDWVASPNLLDDII; encoded by the coding sequence ATGACCCGAACAGACCCACCTGACGTCCTGGTGTCTGCCGTGTGTCGGGACGTCTCCGTGGCCTCCGTGGGATCCGCCCGCTCTGCCTTCTGCCAGCCCGTCAGGCGATGTGACTCTTCCATGTCTTCCTCCCTGAACAACCAGCCGGCCCAGCTCTTCAACAAGCGCCACTGTCGCAGCTTCGATTTCCTGGAGTCTCTCGACGACCCGCCACCCGCGACACCCGCCATGGAGCGGCATTCCCGGCGGCCCCCCACGCCAGAACCCTCCTCGGTTCCCATCGGCAAGAGGGTGTCTCTCCGGGCCACGGTGCAGGAAAGCTATGTTCCCCAGCAGGGGAAGGAAGCGGCATCCCAAGCCGAGCCCAAGAGGCGGGCCCGGTCCAAGAGCGCGCCCCGCGTCAAGTCCACCTTCGCCCCTGTGGTCATCCCCATGGCTTCGGGCTCCCCACCGGCCCCAGCCAGGAGAGGGCGGGAAGTCCATCGAGTGTCCCGAGAGCCCGAGCGGGTGGAAGTGTCCCCTCGCCGGGAAAGCAGCTACGCCTCCATGAAGGCCCTGATGAGCGAGGTGCACCCTATCAAGCTGCAGCCTCAGCGGGCCGGGGGCAGCCGCATCTCGCCTCTCTGTGTCACGGGGGCCAATTGCCCCGAAGAGGCCACCCTGGCTGCACGGCCCCCACCGCCCAGCGTCCATGTCAAGCGCCGGGTGGACATCAAGCCGGACGAGGCTGCTGTGCTGCATGCAGCTCGCAGTGCCAAGGGGTCCCAGGTCCACGGCGAGTCTCTCCTGCCCTGGCCTCGGCCTCCGGGCACGCCCCACAGCTTGACTGTGCCCAGCAGCCGGCAAATGCCCATGTCTCGGACTCCCACACCCAGCGACACTTACAGTGGGGAGCACCGAGGGCTGGCCCCCTACCCCCCCGAATTTTGTGACGGAGGTCCTGCTGTGCCCGAAAGCGGCTGCCTTCCCTACATCCCCTACGTGCCCCCAAGGTTCTTCTACGCAGAGGAGCCAGGCAGCTTCCCTCAGAAGAGTTCCAGCTACAAGTCCTACCCTCCCCCTTACGGGGGCCAGGTCCTCCCCTCCCAGGCCTTTTATGCCGAAGAGCCTCCCCCGGGGGGCTTCTACCCTCTTCCTGCAAGAACCTTTCTTGTGGAGGAAAACAGGCCGCCTCCTTTTCCCATCCAGGAGCCCCCTGCTCAGACTTTCTATGGGGACGACCCTCGCCTTTACACTCCCAGGACTCTCccggcaaaggcagtttatccgGAAGACCCTAGGCCTTACCCGGCCTTGAGGGCCAACCCACGTATCTTCTACACGGAAGACTACGGGAAGTACCACGAGCGGGAAGCCCTGTCTCGCACTTACCCCCACTCCCGGATGGCTCCCACAGTGCAGTTTAACGACTGGTACTGCCCTGAAAGGGGGACAGTGCCCTACCCAGCCTGGCAGGTGGCCCGCTTTCCCGCTCACCAGCCTGCCTCCCAAGCCATGCTTTCCTCGTGGCACGCCAGCTACAGCGTCAGCCCTCCCCGGCTTGGCGTGGACACCAGGCATTACTCCAAATCCTGGGACAATATTTTGACCCCTCATGTGCGCCGGGAGGACCAGCTGCTGCGTGGCCGCAGCTACGAAAACCTGCTGTCTCGGGACCCACATCGCGCTTTTTCCCCAGATGACCGGCGCCAACCAGTGGTGGTGAACTTGTCCAGCTCTCCCAAGCGTTATGCTGCCCTTTCCCTCTCGGAGAACTCCCTCGTCGAGAAGATGCATGCTGACAGGGGCCGCCACGGCTGGTTTGTCACTCCAGAGATCACCATCACGGACAACGACATCCGGGCCAACCACGGACTTGGCAAGCCTGACAGGCGCTCAGCCAGCTGGGATGTCCTGGATTCAGGAGACGCCCGAGAGAGGGCCTACTTCCCCCATCATCCCTACGGCCCGGACCCCGGTGCCAAAGAGAGCAGTGCTCGCCAGCGCAGTCTGGAGCAGTTGGACGAGCTCATCACTGACCTGGTTATCGACTACAAGCCCCCTTCTGTCTGCCAGCCCAGCGAGGTCAGCAACCTGGCTGATCAGCTGCGGCAgctgatcagtgatgggctgggGCTGCCTCCCAAGAAGCCGGACCCCTGGAGGTCCCCAGAGCCCCATCCCACCAAAGAGCAGCCCGGCCGCAGCTCCTTCCACGCTGACCTTTGGAAGGACCAGGGCCGCCGCTCCAGCGAGGCCCCGGGGCCCCCCAAGCCCCCGGAGAGAGGCCCGGAGGACTGTTCCCCAGACCTCAGCGCTGACGAAGACGACCTGATGATGTGCTCCAACGCCAAGTGCCGCCGCACGGAGACCATGTTCAACGCCTGCCTCTACTTCAAGTCCTGCCACAGCTGCTACACCTACTACTGTTCTCGCCACTGCCGGCGGGAGGACTGGGACACCCACAAGGAGAGCTGCATCTACGGGCGGATCGGCAGCACCTGCCGCCACGTCCTGCAGTTCTGCCGGGAGAGCGGAGAGGTGCACAAGGCCTTCTCCCGCATTGCCAAGGTGGGCTTCCTGTCCCGGGGCCGAGGGGTACTCTTCCTGGGCTTCCCCAGCTCCGGCTCCGCCGAGAACTTCCTGCAGTTCGGCCTGGAGAGCTTGTTGATGTCCCCCACTTACCTGTCGCTGCGGGAGCTGGAGGGCTATTCAGACAACCTCGGGGAGTACGCCCAGGAGCTTCAGGAGGCGGGCCAGCAGTACGACCCCCAGGAATGCTTCCTGCTGAACGTGACGGTGGCGGTGGGGCAGGAGGTGCCCGAGCGGCCTTCCCCCAAGGTCCAGGTGCCAACCGTCCGCAAGTATGCCAAGATGGCCCTGGCTTCCTCCAGCCCCGAGAAGAAGATCCTCAAGAAGGAGCGAGACATGGAGACGCTGATCCTGACGCCTCCTCCTGGCACGGCCGACCTGGACAAGGAGGGCGAGGAAGGGCGCAAAGCGCGAGAGGTTTGCTTCATCAACATCCAGCGCGAGCTGCGCATCCGCGGCGTCTTCCTGCGGCACGAGTTCCCGAAGGTCTACGAGCAGCTGTGTGCCTTTGTGGAAAGCAACAAGCGCTTCACCCCCACCACCATCTACCCCATGGACAAGAGGAGCGGCAAGCAGTTCATGTGCATGATCATGGCCGCCTCCGAGCCGCGCACCCTCGACTGGGTGGCCAGCCCCAACCTCCTGGACGACATCATCTGA
- the PHPT1 gene encoding 14 kDa phosphohistidine phosphatase has product MADGGLGGVPEAIIDSDGVFKYVLIHVEPVGPGPGKDIVRGHAWAEYHADLFEQAAEELQERGLRCRCLGGGRISHQSGAKKIHVYGYSVGFGRAKHAIATEKLKARYPDYEVTWADEGY; this is encoded by the exons ATGGCGGACGGAGGGCTGGGCGGCGTCCCTGAGGCGATCATCGATTCGGACGGCGTCTTCAAGTACGTTCTGATCCACGTGGAGCCCGTGGGCCCTGGGCCCGGCAAGGACATCGTCCGCGGACACGCCTGGGCCGAATACCACG CCGACCTCTTCGAGCAGGCGGCCGAGGAGCTGCAGGAGCGCGGTCTCCGCTGCCGGTGCCTGGGGGGCGGCCGGATCTCCCACCAGAGCGGCGCCAAGAAGATCCACGTCTACGGCTACTCCGTG GGGTTTGGCCGAGCAAAACATGCCATTGCTACAGAGAAGCTGAAGGCCAGGTACCCCGATTATGAAGTCACCTGGGCCGATGAAGGATACTGA
- the MAMDC4 gene encoding LOW QUALITY PROTEIN: apical endosomal glycoprotein (The sequence of the model RefSeq protein was modified relative to this genomic sequence to represent the inferred CDS: inserted 5 bases in 3 codons; substituted 1 base at 1 genomic stop codon): MLESWGLLPFLLLQVPMVGPPSCVQAGFVNRCGSTSVCDFVCDCWDCSDENQCCYQEALGAPFTCGFEGTRCGWEDVSSSAYRWDLAQTSISTWGLQPPFDHTLGTDSGWYMAATKQRAKPTATARLVSPLLRGAAAACEIRAWYLLWGSGLNQAPQPLLTLELRQGNRTVRLWQSPPGATHSWQELVAYTGPVPGSFQVTSSSTQSSSAAQLALDDVEFRNCGSPPPQLCGPEVFHCRQGSCIGTDRVCDGTADCRAGEDEAAAECDSFTACSFEEGWCQWTVAPNTTLPWRRNSSLHLGSPPAGPWRDHSTNSPESFFLYVDPTQKLELPEGRAWLSSPTLGPALDAAQPCSLVFYLHLHGSNGNGLHVYSQTEGALQLAWSRTGDLGPSWFREKVDLVNTKNFTIVIEGRTGSGQGGSIALDDLRLSPGCRTVPEGQIPTAPVVEXPSCPKGQFACDQGHRCLDPQLLCNFQAECEDASDEQQCGGTDFAQGPGGWMDLSVGRLRWTTSRLSPAGPVFRLQEGAGQTFSTARAATPLLGPSGSGCVLQMAFATGPEGFLALAIADGSLGTRWWAWHARSHGNRSWAEATVRLGARERPFQLELLAGAHLSGPGAPPPIAVSNISFVNCSPRAPAPAPLAGLSCNFETGWCGWDLEQNDGFEWQLSKSRSGAVDHTTGTGLLHRLFPLGGPWNPGWWARLVSAPQVAAASASCXSFWYRMEGPQIGTLALRVKEAGAPERLLWTRRGSHGAVWHRASSSIAPTQGQDYQLVFEALRDGFLGSIALDDLTVTRGACPAQRRCSFEAGGCGFSVLQQQQQAWQRQSGAXGSPVDHTLGEAGGHYVVLRTGAENLPVGQEAALRSAAFPPLLRTHCVSFWYYLSDSEPGPLTAYVEEKEGKGAGRGTLSLRPAQGAAWRYGSLVAKVHGRWQVAFAVTGAGGGPASYVALDDVFVEEGGCSEPASCDFESGPCGWSRPPGDRDSWDWKEAATASRSPSPAEDHTLGTSAGHYAYVDLAVLSLGKGTARLVSQPLAPTQGTCLRFHYHMDFLGHSSPAELSVRLTGAQGDRVIWAGXGHHSWTWVNQTLPLTSPVEFQIVLEASSGGWASSGVIAVDDLDYTAARPGCASPPAGQAEAESSVLPPRVPTLAVVAGVLSTVLLLLTSAACCLWKRRGWPGSRAEEDGGDGQSFDTITFRDDRIILPSNALGRPLPSRPVSGEAAGATPIKGASLRHSFCIRLFC, encoded by the exons ATGCTGGAGTCCTGGGGGCTGCTGCCCTTCCTGCTCCTGCAGGTGCCGATGG TTGGGCCTCCGTCTTGTGTCCAGGCTGGGTTTGTCAACCGATGTGGGAGTACAAGTGTGTGTGATTTTGTGTGTGACTGCTGGGATTGTTCAGATGAAAACCAGTGTT gcTACCAGGAGGCTCTGGGGGCCCCTTTCACCTGCGGCTTTGAAGGCACCAGGTGTGGCTGGGAGGATGTCAGTAGCTCGGCCTACCGGTGGGACCTGGCCCAGACCAGCATCTCCACGTGGGGGCTGCAGCCTCCTTTCGACCACACCTTGGGCACGGATTCCG GCTGGTACATGGCGGCTACAAAGCAGAGAGCGAAGCCCACGGCCACGGCCCGACTGGTGTCCCCCCTGCTGCGAGGAGCAGCCGCTGCCTGCGAGATCCGGGCTTGGTACCTGCTCTGGGGGTCAG GCCTTAACCAGGCTCCGCAGCCTCTCCTGACCTTGGAGCTCCGCCAGGGGAATCGCACCGTCCGCCTGTGGCAGAGCCCTCCGGGTGCCACCCACTCCTGGCAGGAGCTGGTGGCCTACACCGGTCCCGTCCCGGGCAGCTTCCAG gtcacctcctcctccacccagaGCTCCTCCGCGGCTCAGCTGGCGCTGGACGACGTGGAGTTCAGGAATTGCGGCTCCCCAC CTCCCCAGCTGTGTGGCCCGGAGGTGTTCCACTGCCGGCAGGGCAGCTGCATCGGCACAGACCGGGTGTGTGACGGCACCGCAGATTGCCGGGCTGGCGAGGATGAAGCCGCGGCTGAGTGTG ACTCCTTCACAGCGTGCTCCTTCGAGGAGGGCTGGTGCCAGTGGACGGTGGCCCCCAACACGACTCTTCCCTGGCGGAGGAACTCCAGCCTCCACCTGGGCTCCCCCCCTGCCGGGCCCTGGCGGGACCACAGCACCAACAGCCCGGAAA GCTTCTTTTTGTATGTGGACCCCACCCAGAAACTGGAGCTGCCCGAGGGAAGAGCTTGGCTGAGCAGCCCAACACTGGGGCCGGCCCTGGACGCCGCGCAGCCCTGCTCC CTGGTTTTCTACCTCCACCTGCACGGCTCAAATGGGAACGGTCTCCACGTCTACAGCCAGACCGAGGGAGCGTTGCAGCTGGCCTGGAGCCGCACGGGGGACCTGGGCCCCTCCTGGTTCCGAGAGAAAGTGGATTTGGTGAACACAAAGAACTTCACG ATTGTCATCGAGGGCAGGACTGGAAGCGGGCAGGGGGGGAGCATTGCTCTGGACGACCTCCGCCTGTCTCCTGGCTGCCGGACGGTGCCGGAGG GCCAAATCCCGACTGCCCCTGTGGTGGA CCCTTCTTGCCCCAAGGGCCAGTTCGCCTGTGACCAGGGCCATCGATGCCTCGACCCCCAGCTGCTCTGCAACTTCCAGGCGGAATGTGAGGACGCCTCCGACGAGCAGCAGTGCG GAGGGACCGATTTTGCCCAGGGCCCTGGGGGCTGGATGGACCTCAGCGTGGGCCGCCTGCGATGGACCACCAGTCGGCTCAGCCCTGCAG gGCCGGTTTTCAGGCTGCAGGAGGGGGCTGGGCAGACGTTCTCCACGGCACGGGCTGCTACTCCCCTGCTGGGCCCTTCCGGTTCAGGCTGTGTGCTGCAGATGGCCTTCGCCACCGGCCCGGAAG GCTTCCTGGCCCTTGCCATTGCCGATGGGAGCCTGGGCACCCGCTGGTGGGCTTGGCATGCCCGGAGCCATGGGAACCGTTCCTGGGCGGAGGCCACGGTGCGCCTGGGCGCAAGGGAAAGGCCCTTCCAG CTGGAGCTCCTGGCCGGGGCTCATCTCAGTGGCCCTGGGGCCCCCCCGCCAATTGCCGTCAGCAACATCTCCTTTGTGAACTGCAGCCCCAGAGCCCCAGCCCCAG cccccCTGGCAGGGCTGTCCTGCAATTTCGAGACCGGCTGGTGTGGCTGGGATCTGGAGCAGAACGACGGCTTTGAGTGGCAGCTGAGCAAAAGCCGGAGTGGGGCCGTGGACCACACCACAGGCACAG GCCTCCTCCATAGGCTCTTTCCTCTTGGCGGACCCTGGAACCCCGGCTGGTGGGCCCGGCTGGTCTCTGCTCCCCAGGTGGCGGCTGCTTCTGCCTCCTG CTCCTTCTGGTATCGCATGGAGGGCCCCCAGATTG GGACCCTGGCCCTGAGGGTGAAGGAGGCCGGGGCACCGGAGCGGCTGCTTTGGACCAGGAGGGGCAGCCACGGGGCGGTGTGGCATCGAGCCTCCTCCTCCATTGCCCCCACGCAGGGTCAGGATTACCAg CTGGTCTTTGAGGCTCTCCGGGACGGCTTCCTGGGGAGCATCGCTTTGGATGACCTGACGGTGACACGCGGGGCCTGCCCGGCCCAGAGGCGCTGCTCCTTCGAGGCCGGAGGATGTGGCTTCTCAGTgctccagcagcagcagcaggcgtGGCAGCGGCAGAGTGGGG GGGGGTCCCCCGTGGATCACACCCTGGGCGAGGCCGGAG GGCATTACGTGGTCCTGCGCACTGGGGCAGAGAATCTCCCTGTGGGGCAGGAGGCCGCCCTGCGCTCTGCCGCCTTCCCCCCTCTGCTCCGCACCCACTGCGTCTCCTTCTGGTACTACCTGAGCGACAGTGAGCCAG GACCCCTGACTGCTTacgtggaggagaaggaagggaagggagccggGAGAGGCACGCTCAGCCTGCGTCCGGCACAGGGGGCAGCCTGGCGGTACGGCAGCCTTGTGGCAAAGGTCCACGGGAGATGGCAG GTGGCCTTTGCGGTGACAGGCGCTGGCGGAGGGCCGGCCTCTTACGTCGCCCTCGACGACGTCTTTGTGGAGGAAGGCGGCTGCTCCGAACCAG CGTCCTGTGACTTTGAATCGGGCCCCTGTGGCTGGAGCAGGCCTCCTGGAGACCGGGACAGCTGGGACTGGAAGGAAGCAGCCACCGCCTCACGCTCCCCTTCCCCCGCGGAGGACCACACCCTCGGCACCAGTGCAG gcCATTATGCCTACGTTGACCTGGCCGTGCTGAGCCTGGGGAAGGGCACCGCCCGCCTGGTCAGCCAGCCCCTGGCACCCACCCAGGGCACCTGCCTGCGCTTCCACTACCACATGGACTTCCTCGGCCACAGCT CTCCTGCAGAGCTCAGTGTGAGGCTGACTGGGGCACAGGGGGACCGGGTGATCTGGGCTGGCTGAGGCCACCACAGCTGGACGTGGGTGAACCAGACGCTCCCACTGACCAGCCCTGTGGAGTTCCAG ATCGTCCTGGAGGCCAGCAGTGGAGGCTGGGCGAGCTCAGGGGTGATTGCCGTGGATGACCTGGACTACACCGCAGCCAGGCCGGGCTGTGCCTCCCCCCCAGCAGGCCAAGCGGAAG CAGAGAGCAGCGTCCTCCCTCCCCGCGTGCCCACCCTGGCTGTGGTGGCTGGCGTGCTGAGCACCGTCCTGCTGCTGTTGACCTCAGCCGCCTGTTGCCTGTGGAAGAGGAGGGGCTGGCCGGGAAGCAGGGCGGAGGAGGACGGTGGCGACGGGCAGAGTTTCGACACCATCACCTTCCGAGAT GACAGAATCATCCTGCCCAGTAACGCCCTAGGCCGGCCCCTGCCTTCCCGTCCGGTCTCTGGAGAGGCAGCCGGAGCGACTCCAATAAAGGGGGCGTCCTTGAGACACAGTTTTTGCATCCGTCTCTTTTGTTGA
- the EDF1 gene encoding endothelial differentiation-related factor 1 isoform X2 produces MAESDWDTVTVLRKKGPSAAQAKSKQAVLSAQRRGEDVETSKKWAAGQNKQHSITKNTAKLDRETEELHHDRVPLEVGKVIQQGRQNNGLTQKDLATALSCEGGTSASPSKSPPKGSDDKASKSVGPD; encoded by the exons ATGGCGGAGAGCGACTGGGACACGGTGACGGTGCTGCGCAAGAAGGGGCCCAGCGCGGCTCAGGCCAAGTCCAAGCAG GCGGTGCTGTCGGCTCAGAGGCGAGGCGAAGACGTGGAGACCTCCAAAAAGT GGGCCGCCGGGCAGAACAAGCAGCACTCCATCACCAAGAACACGGCCAAGCTGGACCGCGAGACCGAGGAGCTGCACCACGACCGCGTCCCGCTGGAGGTGGGCAAGGTCATCCAGCAGGGCCGGCAGAACAACGGGCTGACCCAGAAGGACCTGGCCACG GCCTTAAGCTGCGAGGGCGGGACATCGGCAAGCCCCTCGAAAAGCCCCCCAAAGGGAAGTGATGACAAAGCCTCGAAATCAGTGGGCCCCGACTGA
- the EDF1 gene encoding endothelial differentiation-related factor 1 isoform X1, whose amino-acid sequence MAESDWDTVTVLRKKGPSAAQAKSKQAVLSAQRRGEDVETSKKWAAGQNKQHSITKNTAKLDRETEELHHDRVPLEVGKVIQQGRQNNGLTQKDLATKINEKPQVIADYESGRAIPNNQVLGKIERAIGLKLRGRDIGKPLEKPPKGK is encoded by the exons ATGGCGGAGAGCGACTGGGACACGGTGACGGTGCTGCGCAAGAAGGGGCCCAGCGCGGCTCAGGCCAAGTCCAAGCAG GCGGTGCTGTCGGCTCAGAGGCGAGGCGAAGACGTGGAGACCTCCAAAAAGT GGGCCGCCGGGCAGAACAAGCAGCACTCCATCACCAAGAACACGGCCAAGCTGGACCGCGAGACCGAGGAGCTGCACCACGACCGCGTCCCGCTGGAGGTGGGCAAGGTCATCCAGCAGGGCCGGCAGAACAACGGGCTGACCCAGAAGGACCTGGCCACG aaaATCAACGAGAAGCCCCAGGTGATCGCAGACTACGAGTCCGGGAGGGCCATCCCCAACAACCAGGTGCTGGGCAAGATCGAGAGGGCCATCG GCCTTAAGCTGCGAGGGCGGGACATCGGCAAGCCCCTCGAAAAGCCCCCCAAAGGGAAGTGA